In Anthocerotibacter panamensis C109, the sequence AATGCTATTACCCTTTATGCGGGTAAGCCTCAGCGCGATAAAGACCCCAAGCCTCTCTACCTGCCCGATAGCCAGCGCGGTATTGCGGTCGTCGGCGGACCAGGTTCGGGCAAAACCTTTTCGATTATTGACCCTGTCTTGCGCTCTGCGGTAGACCAGGGTTTCCCCGTATTGCTGTACGACTTTAAATATCCCACCCAGACGGCTCGTATTGCAGGCTATGCCCGCGAGGCGGGCTATGACGTGCGCATCTTCGCCCCCGGCTATCCTGAGTCTGAGGTCTGCAATCCTCTAGACTTCCTGCGCGACCCCACCGACGCCGAGACTGCCCGACAGATGGCGGTGGTCATGAACAAAAACTTCAAACTCGCCGCTCAAAGCACCGAAGACGCCTTTTTTAGCGCCGCCGGAGACCAGTTGGCAGAGGCCATCTTCCTCTTGGCTAAAGATTCGCCCTACCCGGATGTGATGATGTGTCAGGCTCTACTCAGCGTGGACCAACTCCCTGAGCGCTTGCTGCAGGCTAATCTCAATCCCTGGGTGCGCTCCAGTTTTGGGCAACTCCTATCGGTGGCAAAATCCGAAAAGACGGTAGCAAGCATTATTGCCACCGCCAATGCGGTCTTCACCCGCTTCATGAAACCTTCGATCCTAGGGGCCTTTTGTGGGACTTCGACCCTGCCTTTAGACCTGTCTGGGAAGCAGTTGCTGGTGCTTGGACTAGACCGGGAGCGGCGCGATGTGGTGGGTCCGCTGTTGGCGACAATCCTGCATTTGGTGGTCACCCGCAACGTAGTCAAGCGCCGCACGGACCCCCTGGTGCTGGCCCTCGACGAGTTGCCGACCCTGTACCTGCCCGCCCTGGTGCAGTGGCTCAACGAAAACCGCGAGGACGGGCTGGCCTGTATCCTCGGGTTTCAAAATCTGGTGCAGTTGGAGAAAGCCTACGGCAAGGAATTGGCACGAGCACTCTTGGGCGGGTGTGCGACCAAGGCGGTCTTCAATCCCCAGGAATACGACTCAGCCCGGATGTTCAGCGACTTCTTGGGTGAGGAGGAGATCAACTACAAGCAAAAATCACGTGGCTCTAGCGCAGGTAAGGCGAGCAACAATCTGGCGGACCAGGACCGGACGCGCAAACTCTTTGAGCCCAGCCAATTCTTGAAGTTGCCCAGTGGGCGTTGTATTTTTATCAACCCCGGCTATGGAAATGGCAAAGAAGCCTCAGTGCCAATGGAGCAACAGGTGCGCATTCCCCAGACCGACCTCAGGCGGATAGCAGCGAGCGAAAAAACCTGGGAGCAGCTACGTCAGCAGTTGAGCCAGCGCAACCAGCGGGAGGCCCCGACCGCCCGGGAACTGGAGTTGCGCTTCCAGGCGGCGGATGCGCTCCTCCCCGCCGCAAAGTCTGCCGCAGACAGTGCGGGTCGGAGTTCTTCTTCCCTTGACACCCGGTTTGAGTCTCGATTTGGGAAATTGTTATGAAACACAAGAGGGTCCCTATGGTGCTCAGACCCCGTTTCTCTGCGTTGACCAGTGCGTTGATGTTTAGCCTCATCTCCTTGCTGGGAGCCTGCGCCTCCTCAGCTAATCCCCCCGCCCAACCCACATCTCAGGAGCAAACCATGGCATTCAAATTTGAGAACTACAAGACCGAAGCAGCGGCCAAAGAGCAACTCGACGGACTCTTGCCGACGGGGATCAGCCTGGAACAGTTCATCACCTTTATGGAGGGCCTGGGGGCGGAGTGCCAAGGGCCTACTCCCCCGACGGATACGCTGGTCGCCTGCTATTACCGCGAATCTGGCTTGTTTGTCCGTACCCAGTGGATTGTGAGTGCGCCTGTGGAACCCAATGAAAAGATCGGAGCGATCCGGGTCAAACGCGGGTTTGTCGGCACCTGATGGCTGCAGCAACCAGAACACAACTTCCGGCTCGTAGAGAGGAGGACAGGGTATGCAAAAAGGAACAGAAAACAACAACGAAATCATCGAAGTCAGGGCCAACGAGATCGGCCAACTGCCCGGATCGAGACCGTACAGCCATCTGTTGATTGTCTATACCAACAATGTGGGGCAGGAATTTTATCTGCGGGGCGGTCCTTCCGTTGGGCCGGACAGTTCACAATCCAGCGGGGAATTGAGTGGGGGCAGCAGCCAGGGCTCCGGCAATTCCAGCTCGGGCAGTTCCGGCTCCCAGAGTAGCTCCAACCCCAGTCGGACTAATGATTCCAGCTTCGGGGCACCCTATGGCAACATCAGCACGGATTATGGCCCGTTTGTCAACGGCACCCCTGACTATGGACAGGGAAAGAACACCCCGCATCGGGTGGTCGTCGCCGAGGGGGGCGACCTGCGTAGGACCTACGAAGCGCTAAAGGTTCAGGCGGATGCCATCGAAGCTGCCGGTATTCCCTACAACCCGCTCACCACCAACAGCAACTCCACCGTCAACACCGCGCTACGCAATGTGGGTATCGAGCCGCGCCTGCCCGCCGGAGTC encodes:
- a CDS encoding type IV secretory system conjugative DNA transfer family protein, which translates into the protein MNALLNFLQSQNGLLLIGCVFIFGALAFFSPKKSRLARGRFSTNLEKNRARSLAFAQIKARKHNAITLYAGKPQRDKDPKPLYLPDSQRGIAVVGGPGSGKTFSIIDPVLRSAVDQGFPVLLYDFKYPTQTARIAGYAREAGYDVRIFAPGYPESEVCNPLDFLRDPTDAETARQMAVVMNKNFKLAAQSTEDAFFSAAGDQLAEAIFLLAKDSPYPDVMMCQALLSVDQLPERLLQANLNPWVRSSFGQLLSVAKSEKTVASIIATANAVFTRFMKPSILGAFCGTSTLPLDLSGKQLLVLGLDRERRDVVGPLLATILHLVVTRNVVKRRTDPLVLALDELPTLYLPALVQWLNENREDGLACILGFQNLVQLEKAYGKELARALLGGCATKAVFNPQEYDSARMFSDFLGEEEINYKQKSRGSSAGKASNNLADQDRTRKLFEPSQFLKLPSGRCIFINPGYGNGKEASVPMEQQVRIPQTDLRRIAASEKTWEQLRQQLSQRNQREAPTARELELRFQAADALLPAAKSAADSAGRSSSSLDTRFESRFGKLL